The following DNA comes from Oncorhynchus mykiss isolate Arlee chromosome 16, USDA_OmykA_1.1, whole genome shotgun sequence.
CACCGCCTCTTTTTAGAATATGCGAGTGGAATCATTTTAACTTACTTTACCTGTTGTCCGCTGATTTTGTCCGTGTGTCGGAGGTAATCTGAGACAAAATATCTACAGGGAACTGTTATTAACCCGACTTCCAGCACGCTGGTCTGTATATCGGTTTGTATTTACAATACTGATGCAATTCGCACGTGACGAACACCTTGCACAATATGTAAACCATGGCTGGCCTAGCTTAACCAAACCACAGATCGAAAGTTGTTCCACGCGAACAGCTGGCAAATTTCACTTATCGCTTCCAGCTAATTTGCTTGGAAATGTGCTTCGGTCAACGAAGTTTAGTTACATTCGGTTGTTTACATGTTGTGCATCACGTGCAGAGTATCAGGATATTAAATATACAAGCGACAGAATCTACCCTCGGGTGAACAaaaaatatccacaggaaagtcaTCTCCACTTCCTGCTGCCAAAAGGACCAACAGCATGTACAACTGGTAAAGTGAAAATATCATTTTATTCACCATTGTCTTGTTGAGACTCTTGCGTCTTTAGGGCAACTTCTTTCAGACTGAATATAAGTCTGTTTTGGCAGGGGTGGACAGCAGGTCACTCAGCTTTCCTAGCAGTAGGCCTATCTGTCCTGCTGTCTCTTTTCCATTCTCCTTGAAATTATGTGAACATTTTGTGCCAGCATTAATTCAAGGATAGAATGACCTGATTTAGACTGTCGTGTTCAACTGTCCAAAAGTATGTTTATGGTAATGGAAGATGTTAAAATTCTTGAAAGTTTACAGCAAGCACACTAATAACCTTGAATTATGTTGGATAACGGTAGTGTTGTTGTTTTCAACAAGAGCGTTACTTTCTTATGTTTTATTTGCTTAACGaatgcattttttttctctcacagaaTCTTATCTGATCAACATGAGTCTACAGTGGACAGCCGTGGCCACATTCCTTTATGCGGAGGTCTTCTTTGTTTTGCTTCTGTGTGTGCCCTTCATCTCCCCCAAGAGGTGAGCCACCCTCTGCAGTCAACTGGTCAAAACAAACCGTCTCCATGCACATAGTCTAATTCCACTAGTGCAGTATCTAATTtgccataaaaaaataaaaaaaacatgtatttcgtCTATTGCTTAAAAAGATTTGATCACATAATCACTGAATTATTTGCGATCTTGGCAAGTCTTATTGCAAAGTGGGAATTGCAAACATTAAAAGATATTACCCAATAGCCTTTAGTCAAAATGTGAATTACCTTGAGATTTGGTTGGGTTACACAACAGTAATTTTTTAATGGAGTGATTCTTTCTTGCCATTCAATAACCGGTCTCGGTATAAGATGAGTTGTTTCAAGTCTTGTGTTCACTTTCAAATGTTTAATGAATGTATCTTTGCAGATGGAGTAAGATCTTCAAATCTCGTCTGGTTCAAACTATCGCATATTATGGAAACACCTCCTTCATTGTAGCCATTGCCATTCTAGTTTTCTTACTAATTGGTAAGTGTGTGTGGTCTACACCCAACATATCACATCAACTTATGTTCACAGGTTTTGATCATTTATTGTTAATTGTACTCACGATCACAAATTGTGTAGTGGCCGAGGAAAAACCCACACCACTTTAGTCTTCCATAGTTTTCCCATGCTCTTGTCTCTGTTTCTATGTAGATGCGTTCAGGGAGGTGCGAAAGTACAGTGTGACTGAGAAGGTGGACCTGACCAACAACCCAGTGGCTGTAGATCACATTCACATGAAGTTGTTCAGAGCCCAGAGGAATGAGTACATTGCTGGCTTCGCcctgctcctgtgtgtgtgagtatccaTGCCTGCCCACCTCCCCCGCCCGGAGCACACCAACTGGCtccagtctgttcttgttctagAATGGTTTCTGAGGAAGGGAGGTTGCTGTTTAGCTACTCTGACTTTTCACTAGCGCTCCTGGTTTCTTAGTACACAATCACTGTAGGCATCTTCTGTACCTTTCAGGAACCAACCATTTGTCACCATATTTCTGATTGAATTAtgtttatttgaccttttatttaactaggcaagtcagctaagaacaaattcttattttcaatgaccgcctaggaacactggggtaactgccttgttcaggggcagaacgacagatttttaccttgtcagctcagggattcaatcttgcaaccttttggttacacgtccaatgctctaaccactaggttaccttaacttTACAGTTTAAAATAACTGCCATTCATGTTCTTTATAGAATAGCTGGAATCACTTGATAGTAGGACAAAAGACATGAAGATGAAAGCTTACGTTCTGTCATCAGCCCAAACGATTGCCCTTATGCTAGTGGTGAGTAGGTGGTGTGTATACTTTACTAATCTACTGAGATTTTACAGTAGCTATTGAAGGAATGTCCGGTGGGAGggggagctagctagctagacattTTCCATTCACAAGTCTCATCCGAAGTGTAAAGTCTGGTTAACATGATAGGATGAGCATTGTCTGACGTAGTGTATATTCaactattattttttttaatgcctGGTTGTGACCAGTCTGCATATCTTCTCCATACAGGGACCCTGTCATATTCCTCTGAATGGTATGCTATAAATAGACCTTCGAGTGGCTACTACAGCTATTTGTGCTACTTCTTTGCTCTACCTCTGCTTCCAGGTTTGGGTGTTTGGACGTGTAATCTTTTGGGCAGCTGCATCTGAGAAACGAAATGACATGTGATCAAGCAACTGGTGATGAGATTTAAATTTAGCCTCAATGCCATGCTTGGCTGTAGACCTATAGCTCAGGATTCAcattactagctgcctagtgttacctctcaCACAGGGGCTGGCAACTTAAATGGCATCAAAGTAACTCATTTATGGCGTTACAGAACAGTGCATAGGGACATCAAATATACcct
Coding sequences within:
- the bcap31 gene encoding B-cell receptor-associated protein 31 isoform X1 — encoded protein: MQFARDEHLAQYVNHGWPSLTKPQIESCSTRTAGKFHLSLPANLLGNVLRSTKFSYIRLFTCCASRAEYQDIKYTSDRIYPRVNKKYPQESHLHFLLPKGPTACTTESYLINMSLQWTAVATFLYAEVFFVLLLCVPFISPKRWSKIFKSRLVQTIAYYGNTSFIVAIAILVFLLIDAFREVRKYSVTEKVDLTNNPVAVDHIHMKLFRAQRNEYIAGFALLLCVLLRRLATLLSQQATLMASNEAFKKQAEGASDAAKKYMQENEDLQAKLKDAGVAVPEVGKKPSGVGVQEENKTLKAEVRSLKDELEATKKVLLKSDGDVKAMKKQAENLTVEYDRLLNEHSKLQASSDAQSQDKKSN